GCCCCGGACGCGCTTTATGCGATGATGGAACGCGGATGGGAGGTACGCGAAGACGCGAAGAAGGCGCGAAGTTCGCGACGCGATGATTGAGCGCAGGTTATATGGATGGAGCGGGATTGACGCGGATTGTTCATAGTCGAATCAACCTCCCAGGCCTGAATACTAGATCCTTCGACTCCGACTTCGCTGCGCTCCGTCTTTGCTCAGGATGACAGGGGCATTTCCTGAAACCCCTGCGCGGCCAGCCGCGCCGTTTGATCTCATGCGGCGCCTGTCATCCTGAGCGGAGCGCAGCGGAGTCGAAGGATCTCGTAGGGCAGGGCTCCGGTGCGGGGTCTCCGACGGTCGCGTCATGCCTGCGGCATTCCGGGAATTGGGTGGGGTTGTTCGATTTTCAACCCAGAGGGCGTCCCTACAGGACGCTCCGAATTCCGGCATTTCAGGCCAAAATGGCGATCAACCCTGAACGGGTGAAATGATTGTAGCAAAAAAAGTCCATCCCATTTCACAGGAATTAACACCTCGATTTTGTAAAATAGATCGTTGTGTCAGCCTCAAAATTAAGTGTTAGCGACTAAACCATTCATCTTAATAAAAACTAAAATGTTAGCGATTTGTTCAAGGACTGTTTATCCCAAAAACCTCATGCCGCATTTATTGAGCGCAGTTTTACTGTTCATCCTGATGCTTCCCGATCCTGCGCAGGGCTGGGGACGTACGGGGCATTTCATCACCGGGGAGATTGCGCAGCGGCACCTCACGCCGGAAGCCGCGGCGCACGTAGAGCGCATCCTGGGTGAAACAAGTCTGGCCGTTGCAACGGTCTGGATGGATCAGGTCCGGTCGCAGGATGCCTTCCGGCACACCGCTGACTGGCACTGGGTCACCATCCCTGACGGCATGCGCTACGAAGAAGCTGAGCACAACCCGAACGGCGATGTTGTAGAAGCCTTTGAGCGGCAAATCGCGGCGCTCAAATCCGGCGAACTTTCACCCGAAGAAGAGCGCGACGCTTTTCGCATGGTCATTCACATGATTGGCGACATGCATCAGCCGCTGCACGTTGGCACAGGCGAGGACCGCGGCGGAAATGACGTGCGGGTGCAATGGCTCGGCAACCGCTCCAACCTGCACCGCGTCTGGGATACCGACATGATCGAATCCTGGGGACTTACCACAACGCAGTTCACCGACGCCCTCCTCATTCTGGATGAGGAAACCATCGCAGCCTGGAAACAGGGCGGGCCTCGTGACTGGGCGCATGAATCCATGGTGTACCGAAGCGACATCTACGACCTGCCCGAAAACCTCGAACTCGGCTGGGAGTACCGCAACCGCAACTTCCATATTGTCGAAAAACGCCTCCTTCAGTCCGGCCTTCGGATTGCGATGGTGATTAATGAGATTTATGGGAGCTAATCACCCGCCTCCAACGAAATTACGATCGCCTGATCTGCGTTGATAAGTCAGGGAAATTGTCAGTACATTTACCCTGACAAGTGCTATGCAGATCAAAATTAACTTATGAAAATCGGCCTCATCTCAGATACGCATTCTTACCTCGATCCGCAGGTGGCGGAGTACTTCGCGGGGTGCGATGAAATATGGCATGCCGGAGATTTCGGCACGCTCAAAATTGCAGAAGAACTTCAGCAACTCGCGCCGCTCCGGGGCGTTTACGGCAACATAGACGGACAGGACATCCGGCAGCTTTATCCGCACAGCCTGCGTTTTGCGTGCGAAGGCGTCAACGTATTTATGACCCATATCGGGGGCAATCCGGGCCGCTATGCCATCCCCATTCGCAAGGAACTCTACGGCAACCCGCCTGATCTGTTTATCTGCGGACACAGTCACATCCTAAAAATAGCCCGCGACAAAGAGGCGGGAAATCTGCTGTTCATGAATCCCGGTGCCGCCGGCCGGCATGGCTTTCAGGTAGAGCGCACTCTCGTTCGGTTTCAGGTGGAGGCCGGAAAACTCTTCGACGTACAGGTCATCATCCTCGGAAAACGCTGAGCGGCAAGCCCGAAAGCCGGAAGCCAATCATTCCTATCCCGACCTTTTAACCTATTCATACCCAAATGATCATCTCTATTTTTGATTCCCTCCGCTTTGAAAAGTCCTACATCGAAAAGGCTAACAACAGGCGGCATGAGCTGCGCTTCCTCAAGCCCGAGCTCAGCGAACAAACCGCAAGCCTGGCACAAGGCTCTGATGTCGCCCTCATTTTCGTAAATGACAAAGCCGACGACAAAATTCTGAAAACGCTGCACGAAGTGGGGGTCCGGTATATCGCGCTGCGCTCGGCGGGTTTCAACAATGTCGATCTCGAGGCCGCACACGAACTTGGCATGAAAGTCGCCAACGTGCCGGAATATTCGCCTCATGCGGTTGCCGAACACACCGTTGCGCTCATGCTGGGCCTGAACCGCAAGCTGATCCGGGCGCACAACCGCATACGCGATCTCAACTTCTCCCTCGATGGGCTGATTGGCTTCGACATGTACGGCAAAACCGCGGGCGTGGTCGGGACCGGGAAAATCGGGGCGGAAGTTGCAAAGCTCCTGCACGGCTTTGGCTGCAAGGTGCTCTGCTACGACATCCGCGAAAATGCATCCCTTGTGAAAGCCATCAGTCCCGAGTATGTCGCCCTCGAAGAGCTGTTTTCGCGCTCCGACATCATCACCCTGCACGCCCCCCTCAACAAGCACACCTATCACATGGTCGATGAAAAAGCGGTCGGGCAGTTCAAAAAAGGCGTGATGCTCATCAACACTTCCCGCGGCGGCCTCATCAAAACGGAGGCGGTCATCAACGGCCTGAAGCAGGGCGTTATCGGCTACCTCGGCCTCGATGTGTATGAGGAAGAGGAAGGCCTGTTCTTCCACGATCATTCCGAGCAGATTCTGCAGGATGATATGCTTGCGCGCCTGCTCGTGTTCCAGAATGTGCTCATCACGAGCCATCAGGCGTTCCTGACGGATACCGCGCTCCGCAATATTTCGGACACCACCTTCGAGAACATCAACGCCTGGGCTGACGGCAAGTCTGCCCCCAACGAAATTAAACCGGCACCCGAATCCTGATGAAGACATCACAGCCCGGGATTTCGACGCGTATTGGCGTAAATGTGTATGAAACCGAGCATGATCCCCATGCCGGAAGCTGTCTGCTCAGCCTCCCCCATCACGCTGAACGGCTCTCAGACGCGGCCTTCTTTTTTGTAACGGGTGAGGCGGGCTGCCGGCTGCTTTCGAAATCGGATCCGGCCGGGGAAGGTGCGACCCGTTCCGCTGCGGAAGGTTTTGGATGGATGGGGAAGCCTGCGCTCCGCATTGCGGCAACATTTCCAAAGCCCGTTTACCTTTCGGTATTGTTGCAGGATTTGGCACAACTTGCGGCAGAAGCGGGACTCGACCCCGAGCGACCGCTCGGGATTCGGCTGAAAGCGGAATGTGCACAGCTTGAGTACGAAGAAAGCCCCGGTGGCGGCTATCATGAACAGGAAGAGGTCAGCCTCGATGAGGCGGCGGGCTTTTTGTTTTTGAAGCCGGAGCACATCCCCCGCGATGACGACAACATTCGGGCGCTCAGCCGTTATCTCGCAACACAGCCTGCCGGGGGAGGCGTCTATGCCCTGCTGCTGTCGACCCTCCGCGGGCTGTCTTCTGACCGGCTGACCGGCGATACAGCCATCATTCAGCCCGAAACCCTGCTGCGCCGCGCCGACATCTCCCTATTTGCTCCGCACCGCAGCTGTGACGCGGCAGATTTCCTGCTGAAATAAGCTGCCCTCAAATTTACAATCCGATTCATTTTTTCATCCATGCTTCTGTTTTCGCTACTGACTGCCCTCTTGTTGCTGACATCCCCGCTGCAAACGGCAACTTCACAGGACCGCATCAGCTTTATTTTTTCGGAGGAAACCCGCGTTGACAACGCCATCCTCACCCTCGAAGACGGGAGTCAGTGGCGGATGATGCAGACTGCAGAAGCACTTGGCAGCCTCGAAGCCGGCAGCGAAATTCCCGTCGTACTACTCGGCAGCCGGGGATCGCAATCTGCCCTTGTGTATGCCCTCGGTACGGAAATTCCGGTAACGCGCCTGAGCGGCGAGCCCGTTTTTGCAGAAGGCTTCCGCACCATGCTCCTCTACGCCGACCCCGAAACCCGCCGCCTGCACCTCGCCGACGGCACCGTGCGCCGCATAACAAACGCTGATGCCGACTTAAACTTCCGCAGTGACCGCATCACCGAAATCATCATCACCCGCGACCGCCGGCATGCTATCGATCTCACAACCGGCACCCGCTACGCAGTATCGCCACCGGTGAGGTGAAAGGGGGGGGGGGATGGTGATTTGAACTGAGATTGGGAATTCAGATATTTGGCTGCCCGCCTGACCACGATTGCACAGAGCTGTGATTTGAACTGAGATTGGGAATTCAGATATTCATATCAAAATGAGCGAGAACAAAACCACAGCTGTGATTTGAACTGAGATTGGGATTTCAGATATTTTCGGATTGTTTCAATCTATCTTCTTGTGTGCTGTGATTTGAACTGAGATTGGGATTTCAGATATTCGGCTTAAAAATATCCCTCAAGTGTAACAGGCTGTGATTTGAACTGAGATTGGGATTTCAGATATTGGATGTCGTACATAACAAGCCCTTCGGAAAGCTGTGATTTGAACTGAGATTGGGATTTCAGATATTTATTCTCGAGGACGGGCGCGCTTTCTTTCGGCTGTGATTTGAACTGAGATTGGGATTTCAGATATTTCGAGCCGGGGAAGGTTTCGGTAGATTTTAGCTGTGATTTGAACTGAGATTGGGATTTCAGATATTCGGGTCGGCTTCTGAAGCGATTGAGTACGTGCTGTGATTTGAACTGAGATTGGGATTTCAGATATTGCGGGCTGATGTGACTGTTAGCGTTACGGCGCTGTGATTTGAACTGAGATTGGGATTTCAGATATTGCATAAAGCAATTTATCGCGGTCACTCCTAGCTGTGATTTGAACTGAGATTGGGATTTCAGATATTTCGCCCTCCCCGGCATGTGCAGGAATAGCGGCTGTGATTTGAACTGAGATTGGGATTTCAGATATTTTCTAAGATTGAGAAGCAAATTGATGACCTGCTGTGATTTGAACTGAGATTGGGATTTCAGATATTGTTGACATGGCATTGCGCAAATACTTTAACGCTGTGATTTGAACTGAGATTGGGATTTCAGATATTGTTTGGCCTGCTTTGGTTATTTGGCTCTCGGCTGTGATTTGAACTGAGATTGGGATTTCAGATATTAGCGAACATATCACTCATATTTGTGACGTTGCTGTGATTTGAACTGAGATTGGGATTTCAGATATTCACAAACTCAGACGCAAAATGGTGGGCTTGGCTGTGATTTGAACTGAGATTGGGATTTCAGATATTTAACACGTTTATAACACGAAAATAACGAAAGCTGTGATTTGAACTGAGATTGGGATTTCAGATATTAAGCAGGGAAATCTTGTAATCACGCCAGGCGCTGTGATTTGAACTGAGATTGGGATTTCAGATATTACCCTGCCCGTTATTTAATATCGTGATATGGCTGTGATTTGAACTGAGATTGGGATTTCAGATATTTCGCCCTCCCCGGCATGTGCAGGAATAGCGGCTGTGATTTGAACTGAGATTGGGATTTCAGATATTTTCTAAGATTGAGAAGCAAATTGATGACCTGCTGTGATTTGAACTGAGATTGGGATTTCAGATATTCCGATGAATATGCGTTCACGACTGATGGACGCTGTGATTTGAACTGAGATTGGGATTTCAGATATTTTTCTATCTGGTAGATGCCTATTGCCGCCAGCTGTGATTTGAACTGAGATTGGGATTTCAGATATTGCACCGGGAAAGGCTAATAAGCGCAGGACTGCTGTGATTTGAACTGAGATTGGGATTTCAGATATTATTTGGTCGAGAAGGGTAAGGGGATTATTTGCTGTGATTTGAACTGAGATTGGGATTTCAGATATTAAGCGGCTTGTCTTCCTGCTCATACTTCAGGCTGTGATTTGAACTGAGATTGGGATTTCAGATATTACTTCTTAGTATATGTATATCACTGTTAGGCTGTGATTTGAACTGAGATTGGGATTTCAGATATTAACGTATGACCGTCGTGTAGGTTATGCGCAGCTGTGATTTGAACTGAGATTGGGATTTCAGATATTGAGCATGGGAGAAGCAGGGAAATCTTGTAAGCTGTGATTTGAACTGAGATTGGGATTTCAGATATTCAACGTCAGCCGGTGCAACGATGGCTCTTTGCTGTGATTTGAACTGAGATTGGGATTTCAGATATTTATTCTCGAGGACGGGCGCGCTTTCTTTCGGCTGTGATTTGAACTGAGATTGGGATTTCAGATATTTAACTATTAAGCCTTAACGCGCTTCAAATAGCTGTGATTTGAACTGAGATTGGGATTTCAGATATTTACCACTCAGCGTTGAAGCGTTCGGGCCACGCTGTGATTTGAACTGAGATTGGGATTTCAGATATTAGCATGAACGGCGTTGACATGGCATTGGTCGCTGTGATTTGAACTGAGATTGGGATTTCAGATATTTTACGGTCAAAGTAAGCAATTCGATTCAGCGCTGTGATTTGAACTGAGATTGGGATTTCAGATATTCAACAATGCGCTAATGAACAGGCTGCACTAGCTGTGATTTGAACTGAGATTGGGATTTCAGATATTAAGGGATTGATAAAGCCCGCAGATGTTTTAGCTGTGATTTGAACTGAGATTGGGATTTCAGATATTGAAGGTGGTGTTGTGGACGCAGACATCCTCGCTGTGATTTGAACTGAGATTGGGATTTCAGATATTATGGGCTGAGGGCACCAGTCCCCGGGCTGAGCTGTGATTTGAACTGAGATTGGGATTTCAGATATTAATTATCAGCGAGGAGCAAGCCCGCGCAAAGCTGTGATTTGAACTGAGATTGGGATTTCAGATATTCAACCGCATATTCGATCAGGTCGAAGATGCGCTGTGATTTGAACTGAGATTGGGATTTCAGATATTATTTTTGGCGAACAGCAGGAATTGGGCTATGCTGTGATTTGAACTGAGATTGGGATTTCAGATATTATACTGGAATCGGGATTCACAGGTTTGGACGCTGTGATTTGAACTGAGATTGGGATTTCAGATATTTTCGACATCCCCGCACATGCTGGGGAGGGCGCTGTGATTTGAACTGAGATTGGGATTTCAGATATTAAATTGATTGATGAATCAAAGCTGAAAAAAGCTGTGATTTGAACTGAGATTGGGATTTCAGATATTCGGTTAAAAATGTTCACCACACAATACAATGCTGTGATTTGAACTGAGATTGGGATTTCAGATATTGCAGCGCATAAAATGGGGTTTGATTTTACCGCTGTGATTTGAACTGAGATTGGGATTTCAGATATTACGCCCCTTCGTAATGGCTTATGTACCATTGCGTTGGGGCGTTTTTTGGTTTAAAAAAATAGCTATCATCTTTCCTGAATGTGCATGTGCGTCTTCTTTTTTAGAAAAATTCGAGCTGCTGCGGGGGGGGCGGAAGGCGCTCTTCCTTTGCACCCCAAATGTTGACAATCTGTCCGTATTGCTTATCGGTAAGGGTAATGATGCTCACAAAGCCTTCTTTTGGCACCAGGTCTTTTACGGTTTCAATATGGGATTCTGCGCTTTCGCGGCTGCCGCAGTGCCGGGCATAGACCGAGAGCTGAAAGCGCTGAAAGCCATCGTGTTTCAGGTTCTGCCGGAATTTGTTCGCGGCTTTCATGTACTTATCGGTTGTTACGGGAAGGTCAAAGGTTACAAAGAGCCACATGGTTTCATAAGCGTTTAATCGTGAATAACTCATGGGTGAATTAGGGTTTTTGGGATTTACGTTAAAGCTCGGGATAGCTCAGACGGGTGTCTTCCTTCAGAAAGCAGCGCGCAAGCGAAGCTGTTGTTTCCGAAAGGCCGAGCATCAGTGGCCTGATTTTGTTCCCGATACACACATCGCTGTACAGTATTTGTAACAGCATGGCTTTTTCTGCTTTACCGAGGGTATCCGGCGGGCTGTTGGCCTCCAGATATTCGAGTACCGCAAAATCTACAAACGGCCGGTAGGGCTCCATGAGATCATCAGCCAGGCCGTAGGCATTGTATTGGTTGTGATGATGGATGCCAATGCCGGGCAGCAGGCCCGAGCCGGAAATGGCCCGGGCGGTAGCGGCCCGCAGGATGGCATACCCAAAATTGAGCAGGTTGTTCGGCGGTGCCCCGTCCCGACGACGCAGAAAGCCGTCCCCAAAAAGGGACGGCCAATAGATGCGGGCAGCCTGCGCTTCCTTGTTCTCCGGATCGCCGCTTTTGACCTTGCGGGCTGCGTAGCGCAGCGGTGCATCGTTCTTTCCCTGCACTTTTAGCAGCGCGGCCTGATTGCTGATCTTGGCTTTTACCGTTTGTTTCCAAAGCTGCTTCATCAGCGGTACCGTTGCCGCGATCTGCGCCCGATAGGTACGGGTTTGCGTACTGTGCCCTTCAAGCCGGAACAGCATGGCCTCCGGATGATGGTTGGTGCCGCAAAAAACAACCGCCGTATTGTGCGTGCAGGCATGCTGCACAACCGCCTGCGTAAAAGTCGTTTGGGCATGATCCAGAATGATAAACCCGAGATCCGAAAAAGGTCTGCTGTGCTCCTCTTTGTTTTGCTTGTTGTACAGCACAAGCTGTGACATGCGAACGCTCAGATGCATCGGGCTTGTGATATGGAGGATTTTTTTGAGCATGTTTCAGATAAAAGTGATGCCTCCTTTTTCATCAATCGTGAAATGATAATCTTGGATGAGAAATTGATAGTTTTTTGAACCAATATGATAGTATGGTAATGGTTCAATTGAAGCTTTGTACTTCGAGTATCCACTTATCATTAGTTTTTCGGGTGACTTACCGTTTGCATTTTCAAAGTCTGATTTGAATTGAATTTTACCACGTGATTCTTGAAAATACTGAAACTTCATCCTTCCGTCTTTTTCAAGATTTACAGCTTTGTAGAGCCTATCCGTCAGCTCTTTTTCTGAAAGCTCCGTCAGTTCATCAGGGCTTTCGAGGTAAAAGCATACGAGGGTATTTTTCCGGATCAGGCCAAAAAAGCTTTTGCCATTCATTTCCGGCGCTACCAGGTCCTGCTCTCTGCGAAAGTCCCGCTGACTTGCCTTGAGGTGCTGCGTCGCTTCCATCAGGTTAATCAGGGCATAGTCATGGCGGCCTTTGTCATCGCGGTAAATGGCCATCGCATAGTTTTCCTTGTTATTCACATACAGCTGCTGCTTATAAGCATGCTTGGACTGATCGCGGTGCTGTTTAAATCCGGGCAGCGGCTCGGTCAGTTTCGCCTTTATGCGCACTTTGCGAATAGGGGTCCAAACGGTCTTACCTTTCTTCGGCGGGATGTGGAATAAGCGGCTGATTTCATTTTCAACCGATTTGATCTCAGCTTCGAGCGTAGCTTTTGATGCAGCCTCCGCATCTTTAGCTTCCTTTTGAAGGGCTTTTAAACGGTCATTAAGCGCTTTTTGCCGCGGTATATCGCGAAGTACAATTTCACGGATATTGGGGTCTATAATTTTTGTTGCGTCTTTCACATCCATGCCGTCAATGGACTTCCTCACCACAAACATATCTTTACTTTTCTCCGGCTCATGCGGATTCATGATTCTGCCATAGAAGGTTTCTTCATGCAGTGCACCCCTCGCCGTATCCCCCTGCTGATAGATAAACTCCTCCGGTTTGTGATGTTTGCGCTGCTTCACACCCCGTTTTCGGAGAATTTTCCGGACCTGCTTTTTGGGCTTGTCGGTATCGGTGTGCACCACAATTAAATCTTCATGCAGTTGCTGCATATCGGTCGTGAAGGTATCCCATGGTTTGGTTTCCCGCAGGACTTCCCGCATGGCAGCGAGCTGACCTTCTTCCTGCAGGCGCCAGGCATGTGAGAGCCGGTTATGGCTGTCGCGGGTAATGCAGGCAATGGTTACGGCATCGATGGCATGATGGGCATGGTTGCTACGGTTTTTAGGCGCCATTTCCCACAGGCCGGTTTCATCATTAAAAAAGTCCTGCAATCCCCAGGCTTTTCTGAAATGTGCTACCATTTCCCCGTTAATGGGAAAAACATTCGGATTTCCCCGCCGGTTTTTGAACAGGCTTCCCAGAAAGTCTTTCGCATACCGGGTAATAATGCCGGTATCAACCTTCTGACTGATTTTAAAGCCCTCAGGTATTTCCGTTGCCGTAAACCTTTTTACTTTACCGCGCCAGTAATCCCGTTCCATACTAAGCTCATGTCGCTGCATGATGAGCTTGTCTTTTTGGTCTTTGGTCGTTGCAGCTTTGGTACGCCGCGACAGCCGGTTGATTCTGTCTTCGAGCGCATCAGCCTTCTCCACCCAATGGCGGATGCGCTGAACATAATCGTCATAGTTCTCCAGCTCTGAGGGCATCCGGTTACGCTTAACATCCCGGTTAAATGTGCGCTCGGATAGGGTTTTGTTCATCATGGAATTATCGAGCGTGCGGCTCCGGGGCAGGGTGTGCTCAATGTCATATTTGGGGTCATCACCGATAAAATCGGACAGGCCAATTTTGTCTCCTGTGTACAGGCAGATGCCGTTTTGCTCCTTCCAAAGCTGATACTTTTGGATGTCGGTCTCTGTAGGTTCGATGGTTTGGTTCTTTTGTTCTTTGTACAACCGAATAATTTCATCGCGGTACTCGCTCCGCTCATTTTGCCGTTTTCTTTGATAGTTTTCTATCGCTTTCCGCTTGTTGGCGTCGTTGAGTTCACGCGCCAGCTCAATATGAATGCTTGTTTTTTCATCAATCAGCTCTTCGGCCAGCAAATGGTTAATCAGTTGCCGGAGCTGCTGTAAGGAGCGCATCACGACCGGATTTTTCAGGGATGATTTCAGGGGATTCGGCAGTCCGTACAGCGGTTTACCATCCTTCATCAGCGGTTCCCCTTTTCGAAGTATCACTTCCGGCACAAAGCGCTCAATTGCGGAAGGGTGATAAAGTTTTTTGAGCATTTTGGGAGACGCAACCACAGCTACTTCGCCAATTTTCTTACCCTTAAGGGCCTTTTCAATGCGATCTTCCAAACGCGCAGTTCTCTGAAAGACGGGCTCATCCCGGTCGGTTTTCATGGCTGCATTGAAAATAGATACGGCCTGACTAATCAGGCTTTGCTGATGGGGATGCTCCTGCCAGGTTTTCTTTCCGAATTTAAAGCTGAGTTTATGCTCGAGTTCTGCCCTTACCCAATGCGGATTTTCGGGTTCGGTCATTTTTCCGTCCCGTACATTTCGCACAATTTCATTAACGGCAAAGTAAAGCTGCTGCAGCTCGTCGTGTCCGTCAATAATGGAAATCAGTTGCTCTGTGATCTCAGCCTGATTTGCTGCATTTTCCCATATTTCGGGTTTGATGATTTCAGGAAGCTTGGCCAGAAACACGGCGTGACTGTATATCAGCCCTTCCCGCAGCCAGGGCAGAATAAGCTTGATGGCTTTGAGGCTAAGGTTGGCGTAATCATTCCGGAAGGGCGGGATTTTTGTAAACCGGGCGGTTTCCTGCGCGGTAAGGGAGGTGAAGGTATCGGCAAAACGGCGCAGCGCGCTTTCGCGGGTTACATCGGTGAAGCTGCTGCGGTCTCCGGCGGTATCGGCAAAATACAGGGCCTGCCAATAGCGGGTAATGATGTCATTTTCGGAAAGCGATTTTCCGGTCCATCGGTTTACGATTAATGTTTTCCAATGCAGGTGCTCGTCCGGGCTGTTTTTGAAAACCTGCATTAACCGGCCCGTAAAGGGACACCCGCTTACCGTAGTTGCCGGATTGTAATTTACTTTAACAGAATATTCCGCAGCACGGTGATCCTTCCTGTAACAGTAGGTATCTTTTCCAAAAAGCCGGTCAAAAATATCCGAAACGGGAAAACTCGGTTTGCTAACCCGGTAAAATAAAGGCTCAACTTCGGATTTTTCGGCTTCCGAAAGCGGCCGCATGTGAAGATCGTCAGCGGTCTGAACAGCAATATTATTCAAAAAACTGCGCATTCTGTATTCCTCAAACAACGGATGTGTGATGGGGCAGCGTGATTTTGACGGCTCAAACGGGCATTTGCCGACACTGCCTTTTTGGGACTTTAGCGGACGCTGAAAAAAGATGGCGCGGTGCAGCTGCTTCCGTAATTCATCGGGGAGCTGCTGTTTATCAGCAATCAGGTTGAATTCGGCTTCGTAATGACTTTCCCGCTCGGTATAGCGGCCTCGGATGCGGTTTTCATACAAGCTGCGGTCTTGCTGCATCAGCTGGTGAAAGTACTGCCCGAGCGTTTCACAATCGGCTGCTTCTATGGCTTCAGACAACTCGGTTATGCTTTTCTTCACAAGCCCCATATTTTCTTTGTCGGTCAGCAGGCTTTCCGTTACTGCAATCACCGCATCGGCATCTGTTTCATTACCGCCGGCAACTTTCCTGATTTTTCTTGCAAATGCTTTTACCGTTTTGTCATCGCTTTCAAGGTGAATGTCAGCCAGGTCTCTTAGCTTGTCTTTCAGCAGAAGGGCGTCTTCAGCAACCAGGGGATCTCTCAGAAGCTCTTCATACTGCAGCTTAGCGGCCTCAAGAGGCTCATCAGCTCCGGCGTCTTTTCGGTTACTTGCAAAACCGCGCCGCTGTGCGAGGTGATAAAACGCGCGCCCAAGTTTAAAGGCAAGCTCCGGCTTGTTCCGCCAGTCTTGCGTTTCCCGGGAAAAAAGATCGCGGTACGCATAAGGGTGTTCTTGTTGAAGCGCATCGGTACGCTGCCAGCTTAGGAAAGCTTCTTCCATCGGATAAGCTTTATAGCCGCTTTTTTTCCAGGCTGTAAGTTCGTCAGGGCTAAGCGGGCAGAGGGGCGGATCATGTTCAATAAGGGCTTTGAGGGTGAAGTATTTACGGTACCTTTTTCTTGCCTTTAGCCTTCGGCTGCTACGCTTCTGCGTGCGTTCGCTTGCTTTGGATGATTCACCCGATTTATCTCTGTTCACTCCCAAAGGGAATATTTTGACGCCTTTATCAACAAGTTCGAAACGCCTGTTATGTTGCTCCACGATAGCCCAACCCAAAGAGTTGGTGCCCATATCAAGACCAAGAATTTTTTTACCCATGATGAATTAAATAATATTATAATTGACTGTAACAGCAATTAGCAATATATTTCATCCGAAGAACTAATCCCAATCAGTTCTTATCACAGCAAGGCTATAATGCCGAAGGGATTTACCCTAAGCCTGGTTTCGGCCGGGCTTTTTTTATTTTATACCGTTTGTGTTTCACAGCA
This genomic stretch from Cyclonatronum proteinivorum harbors:
- the cas1 gene encoding type II CRISPR-associated endonuclease Cas1, with amino-acid sequence MLKKILHITSPMHLSVRMSQLVLYNKQNKEEHSRPFSDLGFIILDHAQTTFTQAVVQHACTHNTAVVFCGTNHHPEAMLFRLEGHSTQTRTYRAQIAATVPLMKQLWKQTVKAKISNQAALLKVQGKNDAPLRYAARKVKSGDPENKEAQAARIYWPSLFGDGFLRRRDGAPPNNLLNFGYAILRAATARAISGSGLLPGIGIHHHNQYNAYGLADDLMEPYRPFVDFAVLEYLEANSPPDTLGKAEKAMLLQILYSDVCIGNKIRPLMLGLSETTASLARCFLKEDTRLSYPEL
- a CDS encoding 2-hydroxyacid dehydrogenase, producing the protein MIISIFDSLRFEKSYIEKANNRRHELRFLKPELSEQTASLAQGSDVALIFVNDKADDKILKTLHEVGVRYIALRSAGFNNVDLEAAHELGMKVANVPEYSPHAVAEHTVALMLGLNRKLIRAHNRIRDLNFSLDGLIGFDMYGKTAGVVGTGKIGAEVAKLLHGFGCKVLCYDIRENASLVKAISPEYVALEELFSRSDIITLHAPLNKHTYHMVDEKAVGQFKKGVMLINTSRGGLIKTEAVINGLKQGVIGYLGLDVYEEEEGLFFHDHSEQILQDDMLARLLVFQNVLITSHQAFLTDTALRNISDTTFENINAWADGKSAPNEIKPAPES
- the cas2 gene encoding CRISPR-associated endonuclease Cas2, encoding MSYSRLNAYETMWLFVTFDLPVTTDKYMKAANKFRQNLKHDGFQRFQLSVYARHCGSRESAESHIETVKDLVPKEGFVSIITLTDKQYGQIVNIWGAKEERLPPPPQQLEFF
- a CDS encoding S1/P1 nuclease, with product MSAVLLFILMLPDPAQGWGRTGHFITGEIAQRHLTPEAAAHVERILGETSLAVATVWMDQVRSQDAFRHTADWHWVTIPDGMRYEEAEHNPNGDVVEAFERQIAALKSGELSPEEERDAFRMVIHMIGDMHQPLHVGTGEDRGGNDVRVQWLGNRSNLHRVWDTDMIESWGLTTTQFTDALLILDEETIAAWKQGGPRDWAHESMVYRSDIYDLPENLELGWEYRNRNFHIVEKRLLQSGLRIAMVINEIYGS
- a CDS encoding metallophosphoesterase family protein yields the protein MKIGLISDTHSYLDPQVAEYFAGCDEIWHAGDFGTLKIAEELQQLAPLRGVYGNIDGQDIRQLYPHSLRFACEGVNVFMTHIGGNPGRYAIPIRKELYGNPPDLFICGHSHILKIARDKEAGNLLFMNPGAAGRHGFQVERTLVRFQVEAGKLFDVQVIILGKR